The DNA segment CTTTATCCCCTTTTTATGCATTTGCAATATAGTTGGGTTCAGGCATTTCTGTTTGGATTCAATTTTTAGCGTTCCCCCATAGTTTTGCTGTGTTTACTTTACTTTTGAATATGTAGGACATTAACATGTTTCCAGAAGTCAAGCCTAGAAGAAAGGTGACAGGTGTCAGTCCTCCTGTCCCTTCTGCCTCTTCCTACCACTCCTCACAGGTAactcatttcattgttttctggtttaTCATTGGTGTGTGTGTTGCCCaaataaacagatatttgtatgttttcttatgTTCCCTTCTTTCTTACACAAAAAGTAGCATGCAATATATAAGCTATTGCACTTtgcatttaatatttcatttcatatttaataatatatcctGGAAATCACTCCATATCTGTTCACAAAAGTCTTCCTTAGTCTTTTTTATATCCCTGCCAATACAGTATCTGGTCAAGCTTtcaaatttttgccagtttgttgGGGGGATATCCAGTAtctctgtagttttaatttgtaactCTTTTCTGAGTAAAGTTTAACctcttttcacatatttatgaACTCATGAGATCTTTACTGTGAATTGTCTGTTTATGTGTTTTGCCCATCTCAATGTTTAACTTCTTTATATATTAGTGATATTACCTTACCCCTTTATCTGTGATAGGTGTGGAAACAATTTCTTCCAATTTGTCATGtcgttttattgtggtaaaatacacataacataaaatttaccatttgaatcattttttaaaaattaattaattaatttatttttggctgccttggtctttgttgctgtgtgcgggctttctctagttgcagcgagccggggctactcttggttgcggtgcattggcttctcattgtggtagcttctcttgttgcggagcatgggctctaggcacgtgggcttcagtagttgtggcacgtcggctcagcagttgtggctcacgggctctggagcacaggatcaatagttgtgccgcacgggcttagttgctccgtggcgtgtgggatcttcccggaccagggctcgaacccgtgtcccctgcattggcaggcagattcttaaccactgcgccaccaaggaagtcccggaatcatttttaagtgtacatttcaggGACAATAAGCATACTCACATAGTTCTGCACCAGAGTCTATCTCCAGAACTTTGTCATCTCCCCAAACTGGAACTCTGTACCAATTAAACAAtcactcccccttcctccctccccgcccctggcaaccactcttctactttctgtctctgtgaatttgactcctctaggtACTTCATGTAAGTGGGCTCATAgtttttgtccttttgtgcctggcttatttcactcagtatcatGTTATAACTtacgtcagaatttcctttctttccttttttttttttagacattaaaaattatttaattataaaacttGGAACAACAGAATCCAAACTTGTATTTAACTGAAAACATAGTTCCAGTCACAAATTATTCATGAAGAATTGATCATAAAacctgtagagacagaaagtaggtctCTCATTTATGTAGGGCTAGGGGCAGGAAGAGGGAGTCACTATAAATGGgtacaagttttcttttttggaatgttagaaatgcttaaaaacaaattttggtgatgtttgcacaatcCTGTTAACGTAATAAAAATCACTGAACCTTACACTTAAAATgaatcaattacatctcaatgaaGCTGTTAATAAAAAATCAGAGCATTTAAACAAAGGCAACTTGTCTTCTAAAGGGGTGTGTGGCCATTGAGCTCTTCTAATGGCAtgcattactttttattttaacatctttattggagtataattgctttacaatgttgtgttagtatctgctgtataacaaagtgaatcagctatatgtatacatatatcctcatatcacctccctcttgcgtctccctcccaccctccctgtcccacccctctaggtggacacaaagcaccgagctgatctccctgtgctatgtggctgcttcccactagctatctattttacatttggtagtgtatatatgtccatgccactccctcacttcgtcccagcttacccttccccctccccttgtcctcaagtccattctctatgtctgcgtctgtattcctgtcctgcccctaggtgcatcagaaccattttttttttttttgaatttcctttctttttaaagctgaataatattccattgtatgtcacatttcactcatccattcatttgttgatggacaccgGCTTGCTTTCatgttttggctcttgtgaataacgGTGCCATGAACATGGGAGCACATGTTCAAGTCCTTGCTCTCGCTTCTTTTaggtatgtacccagaagtggaattgctgaatcatatggtaattctaggtTTAAGTTTTTAAGGGacagccaaaatgttttccacagcagctgtaccattttgccttcccaccagcaacacacaagggttccaattgctccacatccttttcttcttttttttttcacattcagtatttttatttaattttttagcagACAATTTACatacctcccccaccccttcctttaAGTTAGTGTgacaattttccataataaactaCTTAAAGAGAAACTTTGTTCAAGAATGGAatgaaatagcaaaacaaaaaataaaacctaaatcactgctgcttttaaaaAACCGATACTTTCACCAATTATTCTCAAACAAAACACAGAGCAAGGTTTGCGCCATATGTGTCTTCAGTGTCTCCTGGCGGCCGGCTCTCCTGCCCATCATGCGAAGGGCGGAGCTGCCCGGCGCAGCCTGTCCATCCTCATGCTGGATCTGGGAGGCTTGCTCAGCTGCACATTATCCGAAGGCCCTGGATAGAAGACTCTAAGGTCTTGAAATCCCAAATGGCCATGGCTCCATCGATGCCAGTAGCGCAAAATTTGCAACAATCTTGCTCGCCCACCTCATAAATAGACACTTGAGTGATGCTGTTCTGGTGCAGCGTCTCCAGGGCCGTGTTGCGGTCCTCGGTCGTGGCCCGCTTGGCCATGTTGCGCAAGCGCTCCATGGCCGACACGTTGCACTGGATGCTCTGTTTCGGGATGTCTAGCTTGGAGACAAAGGTCAAGCAGCCACAGTCCTTGTAGTTAAAGAGCATGGGGCAGCAGTCATGGCCAGCAGCCAGGACGCTGTTCTCCGAGATGAAGGACACACTCAGGAGGGGCAGGAACTCTGTCTTCAGAGTTGAGACCTGCACGCTTTTTGAGGCATCGGCAATGGACACGGTGCTGTCGTGGCTGACCCAGGCCGGGCGGCTCCCGCTGGCGGAGAAGCTGACCCCGCACACCCAGCCACCAGTGCCACTGCCACCAAACTCTGACATCAGATGACCAAAAGGCATCTTGCTGCCCCAGGGCATACTGGCTGGCTTCTCATCCACTTCTTTAATATAGGCAGAAAACACTCTGCATTTGAAATCACAGGATCCTGCTGCCAGCAGGACATTGTTGGGATGCCAATCCAAGCCGAGGACCGTGGAGCGAATGGGTTTTTTAATGTGCTTGCTTATCCACCAGTCATTTTCGGACTCAAAGTAACAAACAGAGTCATGCTCCGCTGCCCACAGCAAATTTGTTCTCTAGCGGGGACCACTTGACGAAAGTGGCTGCACAGTTAATTCTCAGAATCTCCAGGGTTGGCTTCCAGACGCCATCCTTCTGACCCCAGACGTAGGCATTGCGGTCAGCCCCGCAAGTGACGATGCGGTCACTCTTGGGAGCGCAGTCGATACCTGTGATGTGTCCGTTGTGCTCCTTGAGTTCATGAGCTTTCACCCACTGGCTCCCGTTCTTCTTATAGATGTGGACTTCGTGGTTATTGGGGCTAAGGGCAATGGGTACGATCCCTGTTCCAGGCATGACAGGTGATTGGTTCTAGTAAAAATTGATGCAGGGACATTATTCTTAGTGTCTTCAAAGGACAGAAAGCTGGGAGTCGGGGCCATCCGGACGGGCTCGGAGTGTTAAATTCGCGGACCCTGGTCAGTCAACGTG comes from the Balaenoptera ricei isolate mBalRic1 chromosome 16, mBalRic1.hap2, whole genome shotgun sequence genome and includes:
- the LOC132350574 gene encoding LOW QUALITY PROTEIN: actin-related protein 2/3 complex subunit 1A-like (The sequence of the model RefSeq protein was modified relative to this genomic sequence to represent the inferred CDS: inserted 2 bases in 1 codon), with the translated sequence MPGTGIVPIALSPNNHEVHIYKKNGSQWVKAHELKEHNGHITGIDCAPKSDRIVTCGADRNAYVWGQKDGVWKPTLEILRINCAATFVKWSPLENKFAVGSGAXDSVCYFESENDWWISKHIKKPIRSTVLGLDWHPNNVLLAAGSCDFKCRVFSAYIKEVDEKPASMPWGSKMPFGHLMSEFGGSGTGGWVCGVSFSASGSRPAWVSHDSTVSIADASKSVQVSTLKTEFLPLLSVSFISENSVLAAGHDCCPMLFNYKDCGCLTFVSKLDIPKQSIQCNVSAMERLRNMAKRATTEDRNTALETLHQNSITQVSIYEVGEQDCCKFCATGIDGAMAIWDFKTLESSIQGLRIMCS